The Neurospora crassa OR74A linkage group I, whole genome shotgun sequence genome segment TGCGGAATGACGACGAAATCTTAAAACAGTCAGGTCATGGAGCAAAATGGGGAGAAGTGGCAGAGGAAAGGAGAAGGTTTCCCGTATGATGTGTTGCGATGAGATGAGAAGCAGTTTGGAGAAAGCCACGAAAGCCAAGAGAAGTTCGTTCAGGAGACTACATTGGATAATACCACCACTATTTGAAGATTTATGAAGAAAACTGGACTACTTGTAGCTTGATGACGGATGAATGCCGTAAATTGTCTGCGTTCGTAGTACTGAATTTCCATTGAGTTGGGAAAGTGTCAATCATTACCAATGTCCTCTTTCATTCCATGCGTGCCTTCCATTTCATCAACCCTACTAGACACGCCGTCAGTCTCTCACCACATGGAGAACTCCATAGATGCGGGTGGGTGAACGGGTGATCACCAACCTGAGACTGAAACGAAGCCGCGTCAGCCCCTTTTCAGGTGACTCGATGGAACCAAACTAAAAGTCCGATAATGGAAGTCGGTACTCACTCCCTCAGTCAGTCTGATGGTTACCTCCAGTCCTCGGACAAGAGACGGCGAGGCGTGTGCCAACAGTTCGAAATTGGAGTATGGGCTTTGAGAGATTCCAGTCAACGTCCATCATACGTTCGAGTGATTATCAAGGCAAGTGCGAACGTCTTGGAAGTTCGAGGATTGGGTAGGTAACTGCTGCCCGGCTggaccttcctcctctccggtagaggtacctctacggctaGTACTACTCCACCAACAACTTGAAGCAAGTGGTCCCGCCTGCTGGATGGTGGAATGGAAACCGGCACGTGTCAAGGGATCGCCTCGACGTGAGCGGTGCCGGTGTTCTGTCGGAGATCAAACGGAACTTCACCTTCGTTTCACGTGGTGCAACTCTATACGTTAGTACTAGTCGCCGCTGCCTTTTCCCGCTTTCTGCCTCCTCCCGTCCACGTTTCGCTCATGTGGCCGATATGGAGTTCGTCGGGGCCAATCCAAATCTTGCCATAAAATCCTGGGCGTGGGGGCGATCGATCGATGGAACTATCGGTTGTTCACCTACCTACTCCTCGACGCTGAAAGTAACGACGGAAGGCAACCGTCATCGATGGAGTGACTAATATCTCAGGCTGACTTTGACCAGGTGGGGTTGGGAATTGGGAGTCTTGGGACTACTTTGCTGGCATGGCTTCGGTCCCGGGCTGGGAGGGTTGGTACCGTATCCTCGTGAGGGGATGGCTTCAGGTATTGATCTTGGTTAGCCTGACTTTAAgagccttttcttttttttttaaacttCCAAGTGACACAATCATCACAATTTATTTTGAAGAGAGACAGCATCCAAGTAGGAAACTCAACATCTGTCCCCAAGAGCCATACATGAACTGATGTCCACTAATACTATCCAAGACCTTCAGCTCTTCGCATCTCTGATATCCAAGCAGTCTCTTCGTTGGCCTCGCCATAATGTCTCCAATACACGCCATCCACTCCATGGATAGCAAAAAGCTCCCAAGTCAACGGAGCATCAATCATCGAAGCGAAACCACCCCAGGCATCATCACCTACTCTGATGCCAGCCGAGAAAAGCACCAGCATCCGCAAACCCTACCCAAGCCACTacaagagcagcagcaacagctaCACGACTATCTTGTTGGAAACAGGAGTTGCAAGCCGACAACGACCCCCATCGAGTGTTGGCTGAAGGAAGATATCCGAGAGCAGCCTTGGACTGATCTCCGTGTTCCAACAAGGAATTTACCACAGTCAGGGGCATGGGTTGAGGAGTTATCACCAGAGGTAGTAGAGCTGGATGATCTGACTCTGAACCTAGATCTGGAGCAGTTATCGCTTTCAACTTTAACGGTGTCGATGTTGGGAAGCGAGTCAACTCCCTGCGGCTGAGGCCCCGCCACCGTTGTTATCTTCCTTATCTAATACGgagtcttcttcgtcgtcaatCACAGCGAGAAGGTTGTGACGAGGCGGAACCCCGGTTATGTTGCTAGTGGAGGATCTCTCTCTGATGGATTCAAACGGCCATCTTAGGTATCGTCTGCCCGAAAAACTTTGAATGCATTCAATGCTGGGCGTTCTGAGCATGACGGTGATTCTTTGAAAGCTTTAGCAAAGGAGTAGAAAGGGGAGACTTGCtttgaagaaaaagagacgtCCATTTCGGCTACTCTGAGCCTGGCGGTAGTGAGGTTGTTGCAACGGTGTACTGGTTGGATGGCTCCTGCTTTGAGATTCCCGTCCATATTTACACTCTTTTTTTGCAATACAGCGAGCGACAGAGcctgcttctttcttttcttcctgtACTTTGAGTACCAATCTAACACCATGTATACGCAGCCCGCGTCTACAATTCAGACTATCAGGTAGTTCATTACCAATGGCGTTCGTTCCCGTCTCCTCTCCAATGATCCTAATTCACCGCGCTGTTGTGGTACCCAAGACAGGGCTCACGCAAAGATCGTGTAGAGGTATCCGCAGGTTCTTCGCTACTACTTCACTACCAaaaactactacctacccagTTTCAGGGTCTCAACATGATTGAACCCAAAAAATGGCTTCGGACAGATCGACAATGTGACTTTACACCCAGATACTCGAGCGTTTACGCAAAATTCAAGCTGGATATAGAATGCGGAATGGAATAGGAAGTGATCAGGAAATCTCTCAAGTATATGCCGTGATCTGACCAGATGGTACAGACTCAGTTTGAGTGATGCGCGTAAGTGGCTCACCCTTGGTCAGTCACTCAGTAAAGCCGTCGAGAAAGGATAAGTACACAAAGCGTGTCCCAAACCCTCGGTTATTCTCACTCACGACTTTGATCAAGGTCTGAAGCACCTAGCTTCTGTTATCAGTCGTGGCTTTGTCCACGCTCGTTCTTGAGCTTGGGTTGTCGGTgagctccttggcctcggaAACACCCAGACCTGATGACAGTaaagggatgatgatgaggaggaggaggaggaggaggaggaggaggagagagggaaGGACAGGAGTGCGAAGAATCAGCGAGTGTTCGTTGAATTTGAAACGGTAATTTGGAAGAGCGAGTGGGGCAGAAATATATCGGGGCTGTGGTTCAATGGATGATGTGCTCCGCCCTTTTCGAAATAACAATcaaagaggagggggtgCTTGTGAAGGATGGGGAGTAAGACAGGACTTTTTGGGACGGAAGAAACAAAGCTGGTGGTCTGCGGAAGGGTCAGCCTATCTACTGCATACATACTGCTGTGGTATCCACCAAATTGACGTGGACCGTATAGGGGAGCGCTGCGTGTCAAGTTATCAACTATCGTCAACAGCTGCATGGCGCAGCGGAAGCGCGCCGGGCTCATAACCCGGAGGTCACTCGATCGAAACGAGTTGCAGCTACATGacaatttctttttctattttgACTTTTAAACGAgccgcttcttctcctcgacaTTTCTTTACTGACTCCTTTTTCCACTCTTAtgaatttttttaattttttattttaatttttttttccaccaGCGGAATACCTTGAACCCTTACCCAGTCACAGTCCTAACCGCATTCGACATTGGACGAGTACCCCGACGCCCTGCTTCATGTCGGCGCGCTACGCGGCTGCGGACAAGGATGGCACTGCAATGCACAGGAAACTGCACGATTAGCGTGGATAAGGGACCTCTTGGTCGCTCCTTGGCGAGTAACATCATGATGAGGGGCAGCTTTCAGGTGATGCTGTTTGGACACCACTCTTGCTTGTCTTGCATTTTTGTGATCCGGTACTCGGGAAGCGCCCAGGTCTTCCATTTTTTGGAGTTTGTGTCTCCGTGAATGGACACACCATACGTAGTAATATCCTCTTTCAAAGGCGGGGTGTCGAGTTTGAGGTTCTTCCGTCCGTCATCGAGCTCGTTGAACACAGATCCCAAAGTACATCGCCGGCATGATGTGTGTGTGGATGGGCGGCAGTgcatcatcgccatcagcAAATCGAGAAGAAATGGGCAACACGACAAGCAGGAATCCCGCACCAGCGGAGTACCATTGGAGTGGGGGAACAGCTCGCTACGGCTGTGGTTGGTTGGCGCCTGGGTTTCACACTGCAGTAGATCAAAGACATGGTGTGCTGCTCCAAGGGTTCGGTTCCCGCTTGTGATTGTGAATGTGTGGTGGTGCTTCAAAGATAAAGAAAGAGGCAAGCAGCCAACAAGTTCACGAGACCGTTGAAAAGACGTGTATCTTCCGTTCTCCCGTATCTCTtcattttctcttctttcttctgcCCACATGATGCATCGCAGAAAGCTGCTGTGGAGAGAGCTCTAGACAGAGCTATCAGGCCGAGAGAACAAAGAACGAAAACCGCAGAAATCGGCAGTGTTGTGTGACGCCGGAAGAATTGGAGTTTCAAGCACTTGTGGTGTCTCGGGCATCGACTCGAACGGAAGCACACCTCTTTAGGTTCACGACGGGGTTACACAAAACGCGCGACGTCTTATCACGACCTCCAACACGGCGGCCTGTAAACAACAGGGCAGTTCAAAGACAAGAAAGAACAAGGGCGAGATATCCAAATCAGGGCCGGAAAGCTGGGACGAAGCAGACGGGATGGATGTTCCAACAACAGGCCCCGCCCGTGCAGATACAAACCCTGACCCACCGGACGCTGCCATCATCCCAACTTCAAAACAACAGGATAATCCTCGTCATGAAGAGACAGCAACAGAGACGACCGCCGAGTCCAGCCTGTTTTCTAAGGCCATTCTCTGGTCGCAATCACAGTGGCAGTCACAACTGACGACGACGCGCGGCAGGTCCGGGAGTAGCCCACAACgaccgccatcctcctccggtTCCGTATCTCCGCACCGAATAACACCAAGcgcaacatcaccaccgccgcctctcGCTATCCATACCGGCGATCCCAGCAGCACCCACGACGGCAACGTGAATTACTATCATCATCCACTTTCAACCAGATTCGACGGTCGCGGCCATTACAGCCACCGTCGCCTACCTTCGTGTTTTCATGACACCACTTTCGGCCTTACTCAGCCagacatcaacaccaccatgtcGCTTCTCATAGTAGTCGCCAAGGCTGCCCAGTTCACCGATGCTTTTCTGACGGCGCTGTTGGTCCCTCTTATTCCCACCATCCTGGAAACCAGAGCGGGAGTACACCACAAGCATGGTATGTTAAGTTCAAGCAACTGCGCCTTTTCACAGACAGCAGTGATGAACTAACATCTTTTTGCTTTCCAGTGCAGTTTTGGACATCGATCCTTATCTCAACATATGGTGGCACATTCGCAGCGGTATCTTGTAAGTCACCAACCTCCATCCGGCGACACACACGCAAGCTTCGTTCAGGTTTTATTGACACTTTTGACTGCTGTTCAGCATCCGTCCCCTACCTTACCCGCCAAGGCCCTCTTCTTTGGGTCCTCCTGTTCGGCGGGCTTGCTCTAGCGGCGGGCTCCTTTGTCCTGCTTCAATTCTACCGCAATCtattcttcctcgtcctctcaCGCGCCCTACACGGTATCGCAGGTGTGGCCATTGCGAGAGCCAGCTCCAGCTTGGTTGCCGGTGTGGTCTTGACTGCCAGCGAaggcgatgatgaagagggcgGAGGCGACGACGAAACTGCTGCTGTCGACGTGCTGACATGGATGACACCGGCGTTTATCCAGAATTTCGCCATCTCGGTCGGCCCGGTGTCTGCAGGATTGCTGCATGGTTTCTTTGGCGGGCAGGCGGCGGTCTTTACACTGGCTTATGCCGTTATTGCTTTGACGGTTGTGTTTGGAAGTCTCGTAGCGGTGTTACTGCCGCCGGGCAGATATCCCAGGGCAAGAGGCGATCGACACGAGGCAGAGGGTCTCCTTGCCTCTCGTGAAGATTCGCGAAACTATGGAACTCTCTCCTCCGGCGGGGGGTATTCCTCGAGAGAAGTGTCTCCCTGCCATGTCTCCAACCGATCGATCAGACGGCCCAGCCTGGCGGCCTCCGAAGTTACTGGTACTCAAGAGGGAGTGCTGACGCCCTCCATGTTGCGACTTGTTGTGCCCATGGGAGGATACATCGCACTTAGCCTGATCGGATCAGCGCTACAAAGTGTGCTACCGATTTTCGTGCAGCGAACATTCGAATGGCCCATGGCTGCCAGcggcttcgtcttcgtccccCTTTCGGCTCCGGCGGCTTTGGTCGGCCTCTTAACGACCCCGCTTACGGCACGGTACGCGCAGGCTTCTCGATTGCTAACATCATTCGGTTTCATTGCGGCTGCTCCAGCTTTCACTTGTCTAGGCGGGTTGACCCAGAACAAGATGACCGTTCAGACGGCACTACTGGCTACCCTTGGCTGGATCTCTGTAGCCTTCGGTCTCTGCGGCGAGCCGTTAGTGAAGGAGATTCTCGATGCAGTCGCCGGTGGAGAGGATGTACTTGGAACGGGTGGCCTGTCAACTGGCGCAGCAAAGGCTGAAAGTCTACCCAGTCTCGCCAATGCCTGGGGCAGTTTCGTTGGCCCACTTCTTGTTGTAGCCGTTATGGGAGTTTCGGGCTGGGGAGGGCTGACTACAACGCTTTCATGGGTGTGCGGGTGCGCAGGACTAACCGCATTATTCTTCTTGGGCGGGCTGCTCACCGAAGCCAATTTTGAGAGCGCCGGAACATCGTCAGCAGATTCGTCTGACGAGGAGGCGGCACCTTTGCTGGACAAGGGCGATCCGCCTGACAGGTCGCCTTACTACCAAGATCCACATACAAGCCATAGTGGAGGTCTTGACAAGCTTCATCACGAAATTCTCCATGCACCTAAAACGGAGCGGAGCAACTTGACATCGGGATCGAGCAGCTCCTCCACGAGCAAGACTCGTCGCCGACAATTTAGCGTAGGCAACTTTTCCCTCGCAACCACCACGCAGTCCACGCTGCCACCGGGCGAAGGTTTTCAGCCAGACGGCTCTACAGCCTCCCAACTCCGCTTTCAAGCATCCTTCGAGACCGACTTACCGATCCCGGCACGTCTCCAGAACCCCGAGCATCGCCTCCTTATGAAGATGGTTCCTCACCTGCCGGAGACAGATCCGCTCCTGGTTACTGGAAACCGCTACGCGGTTGATCAATCCTCAAAACAGTCAAACAAGAACGGCGACGAAGAATCCGTGGACTCTAAAAGCAAGAAGCACGTAGTGGTATTCGAAGAGGGCGCGGCGCCGCCTGAGCTGCTCCAAAGCCGACCACATTACATCGTAGCCATCAATCGCGATGGTTCGCCTGAGGTGTTGTCAAAGGCTGATCCGAAGTTACATGATCTTGCAATGCACATCTCGGAGGAGACGACAGACGAAGCGGCCGAGCAAGAGTTGCCAGAGGGCTCGAGGCGGTATGTGGTAGTGGTGCTGAACGAAGGTGAGACGGGGCTGGAACTGACTGATTGAGTTTGGATAATGGAGGCCAGGCAACGGCTAGGCCCAGTCATATtcggaagagaagagaagagaagagaagagaagagaagaaaagaaaagagaagtaTACATACCCGAGGCGGAGTTGGATAAGGCCCTCATTTGTTTCTAGGATTCGGTTTCGCTAGTACGTTTGCATTGTTTGCTCGGGGTTTGATTTCTTTTGGATGTATCGCAATCCATGTTGGATTTCCTTGTCATTATCTTGCCACCTTGTCTTCATTTCCGTATTTCCATGACGTCGTTCTGTTTGCATTATGTTAGCCAGCAAGATATCTTGAACTGATTCCAGGAGGTTGACATGGAAAGCACCTTGATGGCCCTGCATGTAATTGGACAATGCGTGGTCGCTGCATGCCCGCCAAACAAAAACCACCTCAGGCACATTGAACCGCCAACAGCTCAAGGACTTGACCCTGTTATGTTTGGCAATCGGCGGGGGATGCGGGGTGTTAGCGTTCCGGGCCTGCTGATCCGCTAAAGCTTAACACTGAGGTTGAACCTTATCAATGCCTGCCGCAGTTGCATGTAGTGTAGCTTCGATTCGGGAACCTTCAGGACTGGGAACGTCTTCCTCCCGTTGTCATCTCTTTCCGGTTGCTTTCCCCCACAACTTTCCCACTTTCTTCTCTTGGGTACAGCAGTCACACGATATCGAATACAATACCCTTATATGCCTGGCATAACCACGTGTATAGTTGAACTCCTCTACGGAACCACTACCAACACGGACAATGGACGAAGACGATCGAGAATACGGAAGCTCCGACAATGAGCAGGACGAGCTCATGGAGGACGCTGATGATGCCGAGAACGACACCTACGGCGAAGACTTTaatgaagacgaagaggaagaccaGGAAGACCAAGACGAGCCCGAGCGAGACCCAGAACCCGAACCGGAAGCAGAACCCTTCGACGAATCCCAAGCACAAAACGCCCACGACCCAAACGCCGCCGACCAAACCACGTCCCAGACAGCCAGACGCGTCTCCGCGACACCTTCAGGCTCGGGATCAGGGGCAAAATGGCGACCAACGATAAGACCAGAGTACATTACGGCTTCCACCTACGACATCGTTCCTACCATGGCCGCCCCACAAGCCACCAGCATCAATGCCATAGCCGTCACCCCGGACATGCGCTACTGGTTGACGGGCGGATCCGACGGCTACATTCGAAAGTTTGACGGCATAGCCACAATCAATGGCAAGCAACAACTCACTGTCGCCCAGAAGCATCCGTTTGTTGACAGTGTTGTCAAGTCCGGAGTGCTCATGAGCTATTGGGACAACCAGGAGTGGACAGGACAGAACACTAGAGATGACGACAGGATTCTGTCTCCGGTATACAGTCTAGCGGTGCACCGTCAGGCTTTGTGGGCTCTGAGTGGTCTAGAAAGCGGTGGCATCAACTTACAGAGCGTGAGGCACGACGAGGGAAAGAGGATACACTGCCTGCGGACGAACGGGCACACTAATGCTGTTAGCGTGCTACAACTGGCGCCTGATGAGAAGAGTGTGCTGAGTGGGAGTTGGGACAAGACGGTGCTGGACTGGGACCTCAACGATGGCTCGGTTATACGGCGGTTCGAGGGCAGCGGTGGACAAATATCGGCCATTGAGTTACGACCGACTTCGGGTGCTCCGATCCCAGCCGAGGCGAGCGATCCCGAGATCATCACGGACACTTTCGAGAGTAACAACTCGAAGCCAGTTTTGAACGGCTTTTTCTCTAATGGCGCGCATGGCGATATGGATACGACGGGGCAATCCAATGCGAACGACGGCGCCGTGAATGATGTCCCGTCACCAGAACATGAGTCGCTGTTCGGTAGTCCTGCAGGGTCACTCTTCGGGGACAACGAAACAATAGGCGGTGGGAATGCCTTtggggatgatgacgacgacaatgagTTTTCCAGAGCTATGGGCATGGAACTCGAGGAGGAACAGAAAAACCAAGGGCACACCGACGATTTCCCAATGGGGGATACCGACACAATAATGGACACGAACACTGCTCAGGGACCCGGGCTCAATGCCATCGAGCCAGCCGAGAACGGGACCATCAACATGGACACATTTAACGGCGACTCTAGTCACACTATGTCAGACTTCGGACACCAACCAGCCACGAACCCCGAGCAACAAACCCAGCAACAtcaggaacaacaacaaccaccacgaGACCAGAACCCCATCCACCCAACTGAGCACGAACCTATCCCCTTCGAGCCCATCGCCCCAGCCTCCCCCAGCATGGTTGTCAACACAGCCCCTCCTCCTGCCCCGCAAAACGACGACACCCAAACGGCCCCCAACATCTTCATGGCCGCCTCCATTGACGGCACCATCCGTATCTGGGACCGACGGGTCCCCGACCCCGTCGCTCGTATCGGCAACCGGCGCGGCGTCCCGCCCTGGTGCATGGGCGCCTGCTGGTCCGTCGATGGCAACTGGATCTATGCCGGCCGACGTAACGGCACGGTCGAAGAATTCAGTATCCACAAGGCGCGCGGCGGGTGGCAGCCCGAGCGCACCCTGAAATTTCCCAACGGCAGCGGAGCCGTCAGTTGCGTGCGGCCCATGGCCAACGGGCGACATATTATCTGCGCGTCGCACGACATTTTGCGGTTGTGGGACTTGCAGGGCGAGACGCAAGCGACGAAGCATTCCAAAGTGCCTTTTGTGGTTGTCCCCGGTCCCCCCAAGGCGGGCGTCATTTCAAGTCTGTATATCGATCCCACGAGCAGGATTATGATCTCGGCGGCGGGGACCAGGGGGTGGGATGGTACGTCGACGGAGGTGTTGATTGGGTACGAGATTTCACCGGTGAAGTAAGAGGACAACGACGAGTGTCGCGAGAAGGAAAGTTGGCAGAAAAGATCACAAAGGAAGTTGGAAAACGCTGTGGTATTGGGttgtcttcttttcttcggtCCTTTCATTATTATCGCCTTCTTCCTAATTTGCCGGACATCCTCTCTTTCTACTACGTTTTGCTTCTTGACTTCGCTGAGGAGGGTTGAAGTTTTCAAcaagtcagtcagtcagtccaCAGTAAGCTAAATGGATCATGGGCCACAAGACCTATGTGTATTCCGTcgcctttttccttttctgtcAGGTTGAAATTCTTCTTGTCTAGTTATACTCATCCTGTCTGGGCTGGCGTTCTATGTTTATTTTGGTAGCGGTTGTTTATACCGGTCCCATAGCTAAGTATGCAGCGGTACCTGTATCTTTTGATAAAAGCGTACCAGAAACCCAGATCTCATCACCCACATCATCCACTCCACCACTCCAAGTTCAACAACAGGgaccaagaagcaaaagacgGTCAGGATTAGCGACTGAAAGAGAGACAGGAACTACAAAGCAAGATTGCACCGCACCTTGAAATAataattgaaaaaaaaaaaaaaaaaaattaattccAATACTTGGAATTGGCTGGTCGTcgccgacccaactactagtcaggCTCTTCTCTCTCGTTGGATTGGCGACGTCCTTTACATCAAGCCTAATGTTAGCGTGCCACACCAACATTTCGTCTCTTACGTCTAAGGATCAAATGCAGCTTTGATGCTACAATGGAAGACATGCCAAAAAGGCAACCAGAGGGTTCACTCCGGGTACGGATTGTTTTAATATCCCATATACGTACAGTAGATACCCTAGTAAATGCAACCCCCAGAAAATGCAAGTCCATACAAAGGTACTTAGTGATTGCAACTGGGCTGGTGGCCCGGATTCAATTATCATGTAACTGGGACCTTAGTAATTGCAAAATGCCATGTAAACGCAACTTTTCCCGATCCTCTCCAAAGAGCCTGGATTAGTTGCATTTACTAGGGTATCTACTGTACCAGGGGGCGGGGGTGCTGACACGGGCCCCCACATTTCTcctcaaaacaacaacatcacacaCATGTTTGACCAAAGTAGACAACAACCCAAACGCCTATCCTTGTATAGTCCCTACAACTAACATTTTTTCCGTTACATATCTCATTCATCATGAAAGACCGCGGCGGAGCACCACCGCTCAACAATCAAGTCCCATCCGAGGACGCCCAAGCGACCTAACAAGTCACCAGCAACCA includes the following:
- a CDS encoding transcription factor SPT8, which codes for MDEDDREYGSSDNEQDELMEDADDAENDTYGEDFNEDEEEDQEDQDEPERDPEPEPEAEPFDESQAQNAHDPNAADQTTSQTARRVSATPSGSGSGAKWRPTIRPEYITASTYDIVPTMAAPQATSINAIAVTPDMRYWLTGGSDGYIRKFDGIATINGKQQLTVAQKHPFVDSVVKSGVLMSYWDNQEWTGQNTRDDDRILSPVYSLAVHRQALWALSGLESGGINLQSVRHDEGKRIHCLRTNGHTNAVSVLQLAPDEKSVLSGSWDKTVLDWDLNDGSVIRRFEGSGGQISAIELRPTSGAPIPAEASDPEIITDTFESNNSKPVLNGFFSNGAHGDMDTTGQSNANDGAVNDVPSPEHESLFGSPAGSLFGDNETIGGGNAFGDDDDDNEFSRAMGMELEEEQKNQGHTDDFPMGDTDTIMDTNTAQGPGLNAIEPAENGTINMDTFNGDSSHTMSDFGHQPATNPEQQTQQHQEQQQPPRDQNPIHPTEHEPIPFEPIAPASPSMVVNTAPPPAPQNDDTQTAPNIFMAASIDGTIRIWDRRVPDPVARIGNRRGVPPWCMGACWSVDGNWIYAGRRNGTVEEFSIHKARGGWQPERTLKFPNGSGAVSCVRPMANGRHIICASHDILRLWDLQGETQATKHSKVPFVVVPGPPKAGVISSLYIDPTSRIMISAAGTRGWDGTSTEVLIGYEISPVK